Proteins encoded within one genomic window of Diorhabda sublineata isolate icDioSubl1.1 chromosome 1, icDioSubl1.1, whole genome shotgun sequence:
- the LOC130443311 gene encoding uncharacterized protein LOC130443311 isoform X1: MDSSSSNRGSTGALSSTGGSTSAGMHHSLSTPAGVDCGGNRTPPTTPKKGGKMLAIRVQTLDDTITIFQVQAKAVGRVLFEQVCKQLHLLEADYFGLEYTDNHGTRYWLDLQKPISRQLGLSLVDPLLYFCVKFYTPDPAQLEEEYTRYLFCLQVKRDLSQGTMQCNENTAALMASYIVQAECGDFVAEDYPDHTYLSSYKFVPQQDHEMERKIMENHKKHAGQSPAEADLNLLETARRCEYYGMKLHPAKDHENTLLHLSVAHMGIVVFQNNTKINTFSWAKIRKISFKRKRFLIKLHPEGYVSKNMGYYRDMVDFFFEGRNECKNFWKKCVENHGFFRCASVKHVSRHKTRVLSRGSSFRYSGKTQKQIIEFVRDNYVKRQTFQRSQSFRHSSAHSSASNMHSHSTTVGNSISAHPLLPLADSNLSVEVSKLSASLGSMGAAHAGVLQPVSPTTISASHHLGTVMSWSSVPDTRPSILGPSQTTSSPEESATTSPLHSRPTITSSPLAVRAAVHRVDTGTIRTQTTTPTPSSHNFANNYPSQTQSQNDLGHEIIDTIPDYDYKTVSEHPKRQIWHRSASCKDLYDFSFEETGQAKRRAQPPKPLEKAVISFEERKLESPVTRYDDRPVYSASSRDSSLEIHQDIMVPDEKVYSSSYPGTTSYSQESVEDPGNYDLRDSQDDLSHDSYELIEKSDDDYSTSGEYNKYRKRKPFNTRSCSLDSNNYLPSDSESEQDKRQKCKSSNDVHQNLFTIEDPRDFPREIFPRKSDGSYYKQFKQISRNSSLESKTSKSSRESLKKSNRERGFGYRTSSQESRSDHETKKPERRNRSIEKMDTRNGFVDSRTSSVESKSEYFDAPSRFMDNVTYQHPYDRKISFERNYGIQKVPNHDNTEINRNFGHVHSISLQNVETEQNIKINRLLSNLEQNTVPRTQKTYKSHTVDHERHKSEPIWPDDVHPVWFAHQESVQRSTESESNIFSFDEDKIQSLQDSLDSDHAFSVVPNIDMIKNNDERKSFREIFMEIEPRISHDLPLHQPIERTKSDPNSLARQRLNSSNRRMLLMHQKSIDLTPAESSDEDYLYKQIPSAPPIMKYRDTHFEMPTAEFGHFDIIKREGEGLKTKFEVPKSQFEILGAKTQSDLTNLPPKDEELTYILHKRHVMNGVNKKDEPKTEQQSNKTQKEVKETSKIDETKKLNGKQEPEPSESQFLFTQNIDLSKIDPVTLEIDKTQLPVQHISSPKRDITHIDPVLLEALNSKLSQIESDSPTSSKTESVLPQKTIIQIDKPTKKESKIIEETLPVTKLEPKKDAEKTKTKLKTDIKPKRIIKPRMQPGKKGKANKTKVRITSFSSDDESLDSDDVFGSAEATPTRVEFSPPQMRKEMESILKFESERKYLQYTMSSTEVEGSPPTSRKKKDKKPENGLEAVPTELRRISERSFSIPSSEDDFDVKTTDLQPVFTDPLPEPLVTVEEQDIDETIKEDYSTDKELITINDEIKREEEKKLLQAEIENDLKNLQVPSKTRITEIPSPSLRKQGQSPVLFAHARLNLSEGSAFSLLQKQQALESPIAGRRAKSLDAPVIAVSRLPPLNAFSSKDDTVAEEDQQLTDKDSGLENYLISDKSTEERSDTDDGKTKKSSEDEAPNKPLPELPRISKPLPKLPDVKKEESNISIKEKERDQIVPDVNQVKSKKSSKTTLQAKQPQKVIRAKPPTKTSSKDKIIPKPSSVKTKTTIKPGSPKTIKPVQKASSAEGATKTEKVEQKSLSAQNSLTLPEVKRTKSQELEVTKKTVPKEKARSLEKLELKRIGSKERTKSQEEAEPDIAKRIEKQQLLYEIAIQQTKTLKSPVKDVLPVFPQVEEMVRERGGKLEISINTIEPSVSLEEAIIITKSPKKLDKKMGEKLTKSLDLNISEVETKTLTRLGKSLDLETSHQNSQQSTTNEFDFKPETIKSIQDKDLEENSPEIGGTKETVTADVHVSSDEDKIILKGTTLDVWLSVEDQNKKLQDIEIIRQSDDFFEERTYPKPPDLSKSSSDSQSMEKMSLGESLDIKYIDESTGDSSYKSEKDAKLIADMQKASNTVSKFLKKKLEKKREKQTENFARITSEEESLTEVSELKGETDKNLLAVSENKKDSLYNVLSIERSKSEDTGSWITVECEEYAGTEESLDYDNISLESPDKNLNIETEFKKPDSINLLTAVTKTKLDLLKRSSDQSKSSDTGSWTSGEKDISPKEVKETDDSSTSCAIGRAIGFSQHIETFTTKDLLDKGSPSESEAPRSPRSPRICVLGRAFTIDEGSSSLKLDDSSSDEANDIPKDLTPIQENIKEEEIPTAHKKYNFEEKWSNDSELTQRLQMKLTKKLSSADKSFVDDSTSDKRKNGNNLEKPLYLTERLSTESRNSLDTESSSGSIGAACRGTKSNDIPKGLSSTWKAFPLESSGSESFEDNLLPPDQDLEKEYFICKDAIGGDYSTMSDIYYKDNDVTPTKDDTELPEDLANFSTNFAYPLSTMTGLGLSSTDIFQNYTGGAYISRTLSRISERSTNSEKSSIDDDSTKASTQSDSLNDESLASSNPQVSISSESPSNARVSENEKKTPTNHVIESKEEDDKLSDLSKPSDKQQEPLPHLASLLQRQISDDRRTSAEMAELSMDDIEVITSERGLRLKRQGSDDTIIDEECFEPESKDIRDIRSSSQESEDWPLPEIPQQGQKLLAMHEFPSSDTSQQTTQVFKPPVKSIPRTFGLKGSLRSQDSEQWPSPPSSVIEQPIIGKVETFYITPPQEASKVVVDSSTVSIYDNDSNSDNENRTIDPDTEKTHTYENVACENISNISESLSDSLSVGPSGIKIVLEKKSQGSNSDEDLNISNLNDDVFVDALDSSKHELRPPTAMRRSTASDDSSHSHKSDKKSSKSSYSEEDCTSSMATNLDDGTVRFALKPTKCTHSSHSEDTSIALSLSEWSNSTNTVKFQNLSSTSGTTKSSSGLKSDENSLTDIAHSISDWSTSNTSSTLKAQHSPGLQFQKLSSTSTGDSTLTDRMSNISEWSTSETKPFFPTITEHNRLGSSIDIEEFALGVDQKGVPSPKNIPSEDFALLSTSLSNKIDVKCYSKSTERPIVIPPQNLSDTDKSSSSVEQRTVHIQRYDKDKQKYLQKHVPTKSTERPVKVPIKLSKCSPYYSSSLSSESTPLASTSPVPPYKTATVPLTRTHRKPVAKNVCQAKSPPSENDSTSSVESPKSKSDRDRRGYRRRKQLQNQRRARLEKEQQNVDEYYFVEHESGLTEYNEYLRNKNMEDIASSFQYESVLTEDDRLMQYAETIEEGYYPDDSQSGSDIMRMERDEEGFEIVEAFDVTNIPPPLLEDDFENDVSPQI, translated from the exons ATGGACTCGAGTAGCAGTAATCGCGGTTCGACAGGCGCCTTATCTAGTACGGGTGGTAGTACCTCAGCAGGAATGCATCATTCGTTATCTACACCGGCGGGAGTAGATTGTGGAGGAAATCGAACGCCTCCAACGACGCCTAAAAAAGGCGGTAAGATGTTGGCTATTCGAGTACAAACGTTGGATGACACGATCACGATTTTCCAAGTTCAG GCGAAAGCTGTTGGACGGGTattatttgaacaagtttgtaAGCAACTGCACCTTTTAGAAGCTGATTATTTCGGTTTGGAATATACTGATAACCATGGTACCAGG TATTGGTTGGATTTACAAAAACCCATATCCCGTCAACTTGGTCTTTCATTGGTCGATCCACTTCTATATTTCTGCGTAAAATTTTATACTCCCGATCCAGCTCAGTTAGAAGAAGAATACACTCGATATTTATTCTGTCTTCAAGTCAAAAGAGACCTCTCTCAGGGAACAATGCAATGTAACGAAAATACAG CTGCTCTTATGGCGAGCTACATAGTCCAAGCTGAATGTGGAGATTTTGTAGCTGAAGATTATCCTGATCATACATATTTGTCGAGCTACAAGTTCGTACCGCAACAGGATCAtgaaatggaaagaaaaattatggAGAATCATAAAAAACACGC TGGACAATCACCAGCTGAAGCGGATTTAAATCTTCTCGAAACGGCACGGAGGTGCGAATATTACGGTATGAAACTACATCCAGCTAAAGATCACGAAAACACACTTTTACACCTATCCGTTGCTCATATGGGTATAGTagtgtttcaaaataatactaaaatcAATACGTTTTCATGGgcgaaaataagaaaaatatcctTCAAGAGGAAAAGATTTCTCATTAAGCTACATCCTGAAGGATATGTAAGTAAAAATATG gGTTATTATAGAGATATGGTTGACTTTTTCTTCGAAGGCAGAAAcgaatgtaaaaatttttggaaaaagtgTGTAGAAAACCATGGATTCTTTCGATGTGCTTCCGTTAAACATGTATCGAGGCATAAAACTAGAGTCTTGTCGAGAGGAAGTTCATTTAG gTATAGTGgtaaaacacaaaaacaaataatagaaTTTGTTAGAGATAATTATGTGAAACGTCAAACATTCCAAAG GTCGCAATCGTTCCGTCATTCTAGCGCACATTCGAGCGCCAGCAACATGCATTCGCATTCGACAACTGTCGGGAACAGCATTTCCGCGCATCCTCTGTTACCTCTCGCTGACAGCAATTTAAGCG TGGAAGTGTCCAAACTCTCGGCGTCGCTGGGTTCGATGGGGGCGGCGCATGCGGGGGTACTACAGCCGGTTTCTCCGACGACGATATCAGCCTCTCACCACCTCGGCACAGTTATGTCCTGGAGCTCGGTCCCCGACACCAGACCTTCCATTCTGGGACCCTCTCAGACGACGAGCTCTCCCGAGGAGTCTGCGACCACGAGCCCGCTTCATTCGAGACCCACTATTACCAGCTCGCCACTCGCCGTCCGCGCAGCTGTTCACAGAGTCGACACAGGTACCATTCGCACCCAAACTACTACCCCGACGCCCTCTAGTCATAATTTCGCTAACAATTACCCTTCTCAGACGCAGTCGCAAAATGATCTAGGTCACGAGATCATCGATACAATTCCCGATTATGATTATAAAACTGTTAGTGAACACCCGAAACGGCAAATTTGGCATCGTAGCGCTAGTTGTAAAGATCTTTACGATTTTAGCTTCGAAGAGACAGGTCAAGCTAAACGTAGAGCTCAGCCCCCGAAACCTCTCGAAAAAGCAGTTATAAGCTTCGAAGAGCGTAAGTTAGAGTCCCCGGTAACGCGATATGATGATAGGCCCGTTTATAGCGCTAGTTCCCGTGATAGTAGCTTAGAAATACACCAAGACATTATGGTGCCTGACGAAAAAGTTTATTCTAGTAGTTATCCCGGCACTACCTCGTATTCCCAAGAATCCGTCGAAGATCCCGGTAATTACGATCTTCGAGATTCACAAGACGACCTCTCCCACGACAGCTACGAGCTTATAGAAAAATCCGACGACGATTACAGTACTTCGGGCGAATATAACAAGTACCGAAAACGTAAACCTTTCAACACTAGAAGCTGTAGTTTagattctaataattatttacctTCGGACAGCGAATCTGAACAAGATAAAAgacaaaaatgtaaaagtagCAACGACGTACATCAAAATTTATTCACGATCGAAGATCCAAGAGATTTTCCACGGGAAATATTTCCTAGAAAATCCGACGGTAGCTActataaacaattcaaacaaatatcTAGAAATTCCAGCCTCGAATCCAAAACTTCGAAATCTAGTAGAGAAAGTCTCAAAAAATCCAACAGAGAACGAGGTTTCGGTTACCGAACGTCCAGCCAGGAATCTAGATCCGATCACGAAACGAAAAAACCCGAACGTAGAAATAGGAGTATCGAAAAAATGGATACGCGAAACGGTTTCGTGGATTCTAGAACATCGAGCGTCGAATCGAAGAGCGAATATTTCGACGCTCCTTCCAGATTCATGGATAACGTTACCTATCAACATCCGTACGATAGGAAAATTAGTTTCGAACGTAATTACGGTATACAAAAAGTACCGAATCACGACAACACCGAAATAAATCGTAACTTTGGTCACGTGCATTCTATAAGCCTACAAAATGTCGAAACcgaacaaaatattaaaataaatcgtCTTCTATCGAATTTGGAACAAAACACCGTACCGAGAACGCAAAAAACATACAAATCCCATACCGTAGACCACGAAAGACACAAATCCGAACCTATTTGGCCTGACGACGTACATCCCGTTTGGTTCGCGCATCAAGAAAGCGTCCAGAGATCCACGGAATCCGAAAGTAACATATTCAGTTTCGACGAAGATAAAATCCAATCGTTACAAGATAGTTTAGATTCGGATCATGCGTTCAGTGTAGTACCTAACATCGATATGATTAAAAACAATGACGAACGTAAATCTTTTAGGGAAATATTTATGGAAATAGAACCTAGAATATCGCACGatttaccactacaccaaccgATCGAACGCACTAAATCTGACCCGAACTCTTTAGCCCGTCAAAGATTGAACTCCAGTAACAGAAGGATGCTACTGATGCATCAAAAATCTATAGATTTAACTCCAGCAGAATCCAGCGATGaagattatttatataaacaaattccCAGCGCGCCACCTATTATGAAATACAGAGATACCCACTTCGAAATGCCCACCGCCGAATTCGGACATTTCGATATCATAAAAAGGGAAGGAGAAGGTTTAAAAACCAAATTCGAAGTACCAAAAAGtcaattcgaaattttaggCGCTAAAACCCAATCGGATTTAACAAACTTACCTCCTAAAGATGAAGAACTCACTTATATTTTACATAAACGACACGTTATGAACGgcgtaaataaaaaagatgaaccAAAAACCGAACAACAATCgaataaaacacaaaaagaagtaaaagaaacatcaaaaatcgacgaaacaaaaaaattaaacggtAAACAAGAACCCGAACCGTCGGAATCGCAATTTTTATTTACACAAAATATCGATTTATCTAAAATAGATCCTGTTACATTGGAAATTGACAAGACCCAATTACCCGTTCAACATATTTCAAGCCCTAAAAGAGATATAACTCATATAGACCCCGTACTTTTAGAAGCTTTGAATTCGAAATTGAGTCAAATAGAGAGCGATTCTCCTACTAGCTCTAAAACCGAAAGCGTCCTCCCGCAAAAAACTATCATTCAAATCGATAAACCTACAAAGAAAGAATCGAAAATCATCGAAGAAACACTCCCCGTTACGAAATTAGAACCGAAAAAAGATGCggaaaaaactaaaactaaattaaaaaccGATATAAAACCTAAAAGGATAATCAAACCTAGAATGCAACCgggaaaaaaaggaaaagcgAATAAAACTAAAGTTAGAATAACATCTTTTAGCTCTGACGACGAATCTTTAGATTCTGACGACGTTTTCGGAAGCGCCGAAGCCACTCCGACCAGAGTCGAATTTTCCCCACCACAAATGAGAAAAGAAATGGAATCCATACTTAAATTCGAATCCGAAAGAAAGTACTTGCAATATACAATGTCGTCTACAGAAGTCGAAGGTTCGCCTCCTACATCtcgaaagaaaaaagataagaAACCGGAAAACGGTTTAGAAGCCGTACCGACTGAACTCAGGAGAATATCGGAAAGATCGTTTTCTATCCCCAGTTCCGAAGACGATTTCGATGTAAAAACTACCGATCTACAACCAGTTTTTACCGATCCTCTTCCGGAACCTCTCGTTACCGTAGAAGAACAGGACATTGACGAAACGATAAAAGAAGACTATTCGACCGATAAGGAATTGATTACGATAAACGATGAAATAAaacgagaagaagaaaaaaaattattacaagcCGAAATAGAAAACGATTTAAAGAATCTACAAGTGCCTTCGAAAACTAGAATAACCGAAATACCATCGCCTAGTTTAAGAAAACAGGGACAGAGTCCAGTACTTTTCGCACACGCTCGTCTAAATTTATCCGAAGGCTCCGCTTTCTCTTTATTACAAAAACAACAAGCTCTAGAATCACCTATAGCCGGAAGAAGAGCTAAAAGTTTAGACGCCCCGGTAATAGCTGTTAGTAGATTACCGCCACTTAACGCTTTTTCTAGTAAAGATGATACCGTAGCCGAAGAAGATCAACAATTAACCGATAAAGATAGCggattagaaaattatttaatcagcGATAAATCCACTGAAGAAAGATCCGATACCGATGacggtaaaacaaaaaaatcttcagAAGACGAAGCACCTAATAAACCTTTACCGGAATTACCTCGAATTTCTAAACCCTTACCAAAATTACCAGACGTGAAAAAAGAGGAATCTAATATTAGTATTAAGGAAAAAGAACGCGATCAAATAGTACCAGATGTAAATCAAGTTAAATCAAAGAAATCTTCTAAAACGACTTTACAAGCTAAACAACCTCAAAAAGTAATAAGAGCGAAACCGCCTACAAAAACTTCAagtaaagataaaattattccGAAACCATCGAGCGTTAAAACCAAAACCACCATCAAACCGGGCAGTCCTAAAACTATTAAACCTGTTCAAAAAGCTTCTTCTGCCGAAGGAGCAACTAAAACTGAAAAAGTCGAACAAAAATCTTTATCCGCTCAAAATTCCCTAACGTTACCCGAAGTAAAGCGAACGAAAAGTCAAGAATTGGAAGTTACAAAGAAAACAGTACCAAAAGAAAAAGCTCGATCTctagaaaaattagaattaaaaagaATCGGTAGTAAAGAAAGAACAAAGTCCCAAGAAGAAGCCGAACCCGATATCGCTAAGAGAATagaaaaacaacaattattGTACGAAATAGCCatacaacaaacaaaaacattaaagaGCCCCGTTAAAGACGTCCTACCGGTATTTCCTCAAGTCGAAGAAATGGTAAGAGAACGAGGGGGTAAATTGGAAATAAGTATTAATACAATAGAACCAAGCGTGAGTCTAGAAGAAGCGATAATAATCACGAAATCTCCgaaaaaattagacaaaaaaatgGGCGAAAAACTAACGAAAAGCTTAGATCTCAATATAAGCGAAGTCGAAACTAAAACTTTAACTCGCTTAGGTAAAAGTCTAGATCTAGAAACTAGTCATCAAAACTCACAACAATCCACCACCAACGAATTCGATTTTAAACCGGAAacaataaaaagtattcaagATAAAGATTTGGAGGAAAATTCACCGGAAATAGGAGGAACGAAAGAAACAGTAACAGCAGACGTGCACGTCTCTAGCGACGAagacaaaattatattgaaaggTACCACTTTGGACGTATGGTTATCAGTGGaagatcaaaacaaaaaattacaagacATAGAAATAATTCGACAATCCGACGATTTTTTTGAGGAGCGCACCTACCCTAAACCTCCAGATTTGAGTAAGAGTTCATCGGATTCTCAAAGTATGGAAAAAATGAGTCTAGGAGAATCGttagatataaaatatatagacGAATCTACCGGAGATTCTTCCTATAAATCGGAAAAAGATGCGAAATTGATAGCTGATATGCAAAAAGCATCGAATACCGTCAgcaaatttctaaaaaagaaattggaaaagAAACGAGAAAAACAAACGGAAAATTTCGCAAGAATTACTAGCGAAGAAGAATCGCTAACCGAAGTGAGCGAATTAAAAGGTGAAACCGATAAAAACTTACTCGCAGTAtccgaaaataaaaaagattctCTATATAACGTATTGAGCATAGAAAGGAGTAAATCCGAAGATACCGGATCGTGGATAACGGTGGAATGCGAAGAATACGCCGGAACCGAAGAATCCTTAGATTACGATAACATAAGTTTAGAATCCCCGGATAAGAATTTAAATATCGAAACGGAATTTAAAAAACCGGATAGTATTAACTTATTAACAGCCGTAACGAAAACTAAATTAGATCTATTAAAAAGAAGCTCGGATCAATCCAAATCTAGCGATACTGGATCGTGGACGAGCGGAGAAAAAGATATTTCTCCGAAGGAAGTAAAAGAAACCGACGATTCCAGTACGAGTTGTGCAATCGGAAGAGCTATAGGTTTTAGTCAACATATAGAAACGTTTACAACGAAAGATTTATTAGATAAAGGATCCCCGTCGGAATCTGAAGCACCTAGGAGTCCGAGAAGTCCTAGAATATGTGTATTAGGTAGAGCGTTTACTATAGACGAAGGATCCTCATCTCTTAAATTAGACGATTCTAGTTCTGACGAAGCCAACGATATACCTAAAGATCTTACACcgatacaagaaaatataaaagaagaagaaattccTACTgctcataaaaaatataatttcgaagaaaaatggTCAAATGATTCGGAGCTAACTCAAAGATTACAGATGAAGTTAACCAAAAAATTATCTTCTGCGGATAAATCTTTCGTAGATGATTCAACTTCggataaaagaaaaaatggaaacaatctCGAAAAACCTCTATATCTAACGGAACGGTTATCCACCGAATCTAGAAATTCTTTAGATACCGAATCTAGTTCGGGAAGTATAGGAGCAGCTTGTCGAGGTACTAAATCGAACGATATCCCGAAAGGATTGAGTTCAACTTGGAAAGCCTTCCCATTAGAAAGCTCAGGATCTGAAAGTTTTGAAGACAATCTATTACCACCCGATcaagatttagaaaaagaatattttatatgtaaagaCGCCATCGGGGGTGATTACTCGACAATGTCTGATATCTATTATAAAGACAACGACGTTACTCCAACCAAAGACGATACGGAGCTCCCAGAAGATCTGGCAAACTTTTCGACTAATTTCGCTTATCCTTTATCAACCATGACCGGTTTAGGATTATCAAGCACCGACATATTCCAAAATTATACCGGCGGGGCTTATATATCGAGAACTTTATCTAGGATATCCGAAAGAAGTACCAATTCGGAAAAATCTAGTATAGATGATGATTCCACTAAAGCTAGCACACAAAGCGATAGTCTAAACGACGAATCTCTAGCTTCTAGTAATCCACAAGTTAGTATCAGTTCCGAATCGCCTAGTAATGCGAGAGTATCGGAAAACGAGAAGAAAACTCCAACCAATCACGTCATCGAATCTAAAGAAGAAGACGATAAACTGAGCGATTTAAGTAAACCTAGTGATAAACAACAAGAACCTTTACCGCATCTAGCTAGTTTACTACAAAGACAAATATCTGATGATAGAAGAACTTCTGCCGAAATGGCCGAACTATCAATGGACGATATCGAGGTTATAACATCAGAAAGAGGATTAAGATTGAAAAGACAAGGTTCCGATGATACTATAATCGACGAAGAATGCTTCGAGCCCGAATCAAAAGATATCAGAGATATAAGATCCAGTAGCCAGGAGAGCGAAGATTGGCCCTTGCCTGAGATACCGCAACAAGGTCAAAAACTCCTAGCTATGCACGAATTCCCTAGTAGCGATACTTCTCAACAAACTACACAAGTTTTTAAGCCTCCCGTTAAGAGTATCCCACGAACTTTTGGCTTAAAGGGTTCGTTACGAAGTCAAGATTCCGAACAATGGCCAAGTCCGCCTTCTAGCGTAATCGAACAGCCTATAATAGGAAAAGTGGAGACTTTCTATATAACACCGCCTCAGGAAGCTTCTAAAGTCGTGGTAGATTCTAGTACGGTTAGTATTTATGACAACGATTCGAATTCCGATAACGAAAACAGAACTATCGATCCGGATACCGAAAAAACTCACACATACGAAAATGTAGCTTGCGAGAATATCAGTAATATTAGCGAGAGTCTGTCGGATAGTTTGAGCGTAGGACCAAGCGGTATTAAAATAGTATTGGAAAAGAAATCTCAAGGTTCCAATTCCGATGAAGATTTGAATATATCTAATCTCAACGATGACGTATTCGTAGACGCTCTAGATAGTAGTAAACACGAATTGAGACCTCCTACGGCAATGAGAAGAAGTACCGCTTCCGATGATTCTTCTCATTCGCATAAAAGCGATAAAAAGAGTTCGAAAAGTTCTTATTCGGAAGAGGATTGTACTAGTTCCATGGCTACTAATCTCGACGATGGTACGGTGAGGTTTGCTCTTAAACCTACAAAATGTACTCATAGTTCCCATTCCGAAGATACGTCTATAGCGCTGAGTCTTTCCGAATGGTCGAACAGTACTAATACcgttaaatttcaaaatttatctagTACGAGTGGTACTACTAAAAGCAGTTCCGGTTTAAAAAGCGACGAAAACTCCTTAACGGATATAGCTCATTCTATATCGGATTGGTCTACTAGTAACACGAGTAGTACTTTGAAAGCTCAACATAGCCCCGGtctacaatttcaaaaattatcttcGACATCTACTGGTGATAGTACTTTAACGGatagaatgtcaaatattagcGAATGGTCCACATCGGAAACTAAACCTTTCTTTCCTACTATAACAGAACATAATAGACTAGGATCTAGTATAGATATTGAAGAATTTGCATTAGGTGTCGATCAAAAAGGAGTACCTAGTCCTAAAAATATCCCGAGCGAAGATTTCGCTCTATTATCGACGAGTTTATCCAATAAAATCGACGTAAAATGTTATTCGAAATCGACTGAAAGACCAATAGTCATACCACCGCAAAACTTATCCGATACTGATAAATCTAGTAGTTCCGTCGAACAACGAACAGTACACATACAACGTTACGATAAAGATAAACAAAAGTATTTACAAAAACATGTACCCACAAAAAGTACAGAACGACCCGTTAAAGTTCCCATAAAGTTATCGAAATGCTCACCATATTATTCCAGTAGTCTGAGTTCCGAATCTACACCACTGGCGAGTACTTCCCCGGTACCTCCTTATAAAACAGCTACGGTACCGTTAACTAGGACCCATAGAAAACCCGTGGCCAAAAACGTGTGTCAAGCAAAGAGTCCTCCAAGTGAAAACGATTCCACCAGTAGCGTGGAATCTCCCAAAAGTAAATCCGATAGAGATAGAAGAGGATATAGGCGAAGGAAACAATTACAAAATCAACGTAGAGCTAGATTAGAAAAAGAACAACAAAACGTCGACGAGTATTATTTCGTAGAACACGAATCCGGTTTAACGGAATACAACGAGTACCTGaggaataaaaatatggaagatATCGCGTCTAGTTTCCAATACGAAAGCGTTCTAACCGAAGACGATCGTCTGATGCAATACGCCGAAACTATAGAGGAAGGTTACTACCCAGACGATTCGCAATCGGGTTCGGATATAATGCGGATGGAACGCGACGAAGAAGGATTTGAAATTGTGGAAGCGTTCGACGTAACTAATATACCTCCGCCGTTGTTAGAAGACGATTTCGAGAACGACGTTTCGCCGCAGATTTGA